CCCGCTCCTTGTCGAAGCCATAGTATAAAAGTAATCTGTATGATCACAAGAAAATCCACCGTTAATGGACGCAGTTCCTCCCCTGAATCCCTTACCACTCACATCAATATTCGCATTTAAAGTAACCACTCCGGTTTCAAAAACCAATACGCCCCCTATATTGCCGTCCCAGGGGGCAGCAGTGAGGGTACCGGTTACATTAACATTATTATTACAAAATTCCGGCAATGTTATTAATTGCACCAAGCCGGCAGGATCGTATTGTCTTAATAAGGTATCCTGAAAGATAATAGTATCACCATTAATAGAATCAATGATCGCAAATTCATAATTCCCTGTATTATTATAGCTAATAATATTTCCAAAATCAGAGGTATTACTCGTATCATCAATCGTAGCGCCTTTCATTTGGATCAAAAACGCTTTATCCCCTGCGCTAAATTCAGCGGTAGAAATTACAGCTATAGAATTTGAGCTATTTATAGCAGTGACTTTTGTATAGCTGTTGATGATGCCGGCAATATTTGTTTGACCGGATGAAGTTATTGCAAGCAAAAGTAAAAATGCAGTGTATAATGTTCTGAACATAATTTTAGAAATCTTTGAAAAACTTAAATTATTTAGGCTATGTTCTAAATAATACGTTTCTGGTTTCTGGTTTCATTTATTTGTTCATACTGCGTTGTATTGCCTGAATGAACAGGTTGAGCTTTTTACCCAATATTTCCAACTGCTCGTGTAGATCATCGTAGTATATTGTTTCACTAAAATAATAACAAATAAAAAATAATTACTATCCTCAATTATTCATAAAATCCCAACTTCAAAATAAATCCCAAGTTTAAAATCCCAATTTTAGAACACAAAGTTACGATTTTCTGCCACCTGTTGATTTGTTTATGATGCTGCTTAGTATATTGATTATTTCCTCGGATTCCCCCGTAAATCGTATGGCTTTTTTTTTTGGATTTAGGTTTTGGGATTTATTTTGGATTTTGAGCTTTGGATTTGGGATTTTATTTGTTTCATCTTAAAGTTTAGGAATAATATAGGTTAAATGTTATCCTTTTTATGAAACGCTATAATAGTTAATAGATAATTATCTAAGTTTTTATAGTACAAATTTAGACATAATAAGACGATATTCCAAAAGTTGGTTTTACGGTTGAGCCAAATTAGCGAAGCTTAACCATTTTTTCATTATAAACCACACCGCCTAAATACAACTCTATATAATACAGTCCTGCTGGCAGGTGTGTCATATCCAATTTTATTTCGTTGTAACCTTCATTGATAATTTTTTCTTCCTGCGGATATGTTTTCCCCACTATATCTGAAATTTTTATATGGATGACAGCATTTTTGTTGGGATTGTTAAAACCTATATATAAATTCAGCCAAAAAGGATTAGGGAAAATGTGAAAGTTGGCAAAATTCTGCATACAATTCACCCCGCTCACGGCTGAATATTCGTGGTGTCCGTCATGATCTGTTTGTGCTATTGATAAATAACTTTTTTGGTGAGCACACCTTTATCAGTGAGAATTTGAACATAATATATTCCTTTTGAATGATTGCTCAGATCAATGAACAGGTTTACCAAACCTTTCCCGAGGGGTCGGGACACGGTGAAGTTTGGTGAATCATTAGTATATATCAATTGACCGTTAACTTTATATAGATTTACAGACAAGTGTGTTTTCTCTTGTAAATTGATTTTAAGGGTAAACTGTCCAGTATTGGGGTTAGGATAAATATTTAAATCAGCCCCAAATAGACTTAACTCAGAAAAACCTGTAGTGATAACATCTATACTATCACATGTTGAGTCAGACCCGCAAGAATTATTTACAATCAAGCAAATATTATAGGTTCCACCAATCGTATAGGTATATACAGGATGTTGTAAAAAAGATGTATCTCCATTACCAAAATTCCAGAGCCAGCTTACTGCGTCTGTAGAAGAATCTGAGAAACTGACTGTTAATAATGAATCGGTATAGCTAAAAGCTGCGGCAGGAGTATCGCATGGATAGCATAAAAGGCTATCAATAGTTGCTGTGCTGCTAACAACAGTGGCAGTATTATTAGATATTGCCCCGGAGCCTATTGTTGTTGCTACCGGGATCACAACGATAAAAGTATCACTAACCAATGTATTGACAGGTAGCTGGAACTGGGTACACAGGCTATTTCCATTGGAATCAG
The Cytophagales bacterium genome window above contains:
- a CDS encoding T9SS type A sorting domain-containing protein, yielding MQNFANFHIFPNPFWLNLYIGFNNPNKNAVIHIKISDIVGKTYPQEEKIINEGYNEIKLDMTHLPAGLYYIELYLGGVVYNEKMVKLR